Proteins found in one Methanomassiliicoccales archaeon genomic segment:
- a CDS encoding FAD-binding protein has product MEVLSHDVLVIGAGLAGQAAALASSPHADTALVSKTHPLRSHSIAAQGGINAPLGNVCEDDWSKHALDTVKGADYLADQDSVEILCRSIAPLIAELDSKGALFDRMEDGRLAQRPFGGRSFPRTCYAGDSTGHEVLSTVFSQLLKDNVRVYDEWLVTSLVVSSGECVGALALELKEGRLHMIKAKAVILATGGAGRIYQRTTNSYSCTGDGISLAYRAGASICDMEFVQFHPTTLLGTNILVSEAARGEGGILLNSEGERFMRRYAPKMIDLAPRDIVTRAIQTEVQEGRGAGPNKDHVWLDLRQLGQDLLLQKLPQIYQLAQDFLEMDASESMLPVQPAQHFTMGGIRTNNEGMTTVPRLLACGECACVSVHGANRLGGNSLAESLVFGRRAGEQASNIARNSSMPSMERKAFIREEEKIWSLFYEGGQRAPALRKKLQNVMWEKVGIFRREESLMSALQEVEGLREMYSSVSIMDQSRTFNTDLLQAVELGFMLDAALLTVVSALHRQESRGSHFRTDFPERDDMHWLKHTILRHKEGKVEICYEPVRITLFPPERRAY; this is encoded by the coding sequence ATGGAAGTGTTGTCCCACGATGTTCTGGTCATCGGAGCAGGTCTTGCAGGTCAAGCGGCGGCGTTGGCCTCCTCTCCTCATGCCGACACAGCACTAGTCTCCAAAACCCATCCACTGCGGAGCCATTCCATAGCTGCTCAAGGTGGCATCAATGCACCTTTGGGCAACGTTTGCGAAGATGATTGGAGCAAGCATGCCCTTGATACGGTGAAGGGAGCCGACTATCTTGCGGATCAGGATTCGGTGGAAATCCTGTGTCGCAGCATCGCTCCTTTAATAGCTGAGCTGGATTCTAAAGGTGCCCTTTTCGACCGCATGGAAGATGGCAGGCTGGCACAGAGACCATTCGGGGGTCGCTCCTTCCCTCGCACTTGCTACGCCGGAGATTCCACTGGTCACGAGGTCCTATCCACCGTGTTCTCCCAACTCCTCAAGGACAATGTCAGAGTCTACGATGAATGGTTAGTGACCTCACTGGTGGTCTCAAGCGGCGAGTGCGTAGGCGCCCTCGCTTTGGAACTAAAAGAGGGCCGCCTGCATATGATAAAGGCAAAAGCGGTGATACTAGCCACGGGAGGGGCCGGAAGGATTTACCAAAGGACCACCAACTCATACAGTTGCACAGGAGACGGAATTTCCTTGGCCTATAGGGCAGGCGCCTCGATTTGTGACATGGAGTTCGTTCAGTTCCATCCCACTACGCTGCTAGGCACGAACATCCTGGTATCTGAAGCAGCCCGAGGAGAGGGGGGAATCCTCTTAAACTCCGAGGGAGAAAGGTTCATGAGGCGATATGCGCCAAAGATGATTGACCTTGCCCCCAGGGACATCGTCACTCGAGCCATACAGACCGAGGTCCAGGAGGGTAGGGGAGCAGGTCCGAACAAAGACCATGTTTGGCTGGACCTTCGCCAGCTCGGTCAGGATTTGTTGCTTCAGAAGCTTCCTCAAATATACCAATTGGCCCAGGATTTTTTAGAAATGGACGCCAGCGAATCCATGCTGCCTGTCCAGCCGGCGCAGCATTTCACCATGGGAGGCATCCGTACGAATAACGAGGGTATGACGACAGTCCCACGTTTGCTGGCCTGCGGGGAGTGCGCTTGCGTCTCAGTTCATGGAGCGAATCGTTTAGGAGGCAACTCATTAGCGGAATCGCTAGTCTTCGGGCGGAGAGCGGGTGAGCAAGCTTCCAACATAGCGCGCAATAGCAGTATGCCAAGCATGGAGAGAAAAGCATTCATCAGGGAAGAGGAGAAGATCTGGAGTCTATTCTATGAAGGAGGGCAGAGAGCTCCCGCCCTGAGGAAGAAGCTTCAGAATGTGATGTGGGAAAAGGTAGGCATTTTCCGCCGTGAGGAGAGCTTGATGAGCGCCTTGCAGGAGGTCGAGGGACTGCGAGAGATGTATAGTTCCGTCTCAATCATGGACCAAAGTCGGACATTCAACACGGATCTCCTGCAGGCGGTGGAGCTAGGCTTCATGTTGGATGCCGCGTTACTGACCGTGGTCAGCGCTTTGCATCGTCAGGAGAGCAGGGGGAGTCATTTCCGTACAGATTTTCCAGAAAGAGACGATATGCATTGGCTGAAGCATACCATTCTGCGTCATAAGGAGGGCAAGGTCGAAATATGTTATGAGCCAGTCCGCATAACCTTATTCCCACCAGAAAGGAGGGCTTATTGA
- a CDS encoding DNA polymerase II large subunit produces MARLVCSERMKSYFDLLAREADRCYAVARKARARGMDPETFVEIPQAEDLASRVEKLLSSWNVAGVAERIRELSIDHDREEVSLHLAKEIATRPARSKEEAIDRAIRVGLAVLTEGILVAPLEGIAGVKIGRNGDGTSYLAISFAGPIRSAGGTGQAMAVLIGDVVRRELGIGRYVPTHGEVERFKEEIPLYKQAQHLQYTPTNQEIELIVKNCPVCIDGEATEDVEISGYRDLPRIETNRVRGGACLVIAEGLCQKAPKLEKHVRRLNIDGWEFISDYLSLKKKEASEEKAKVKPDSKYLKDLIAGRPVLGHPSKVGGLRLRYGRSRTTGLAAIALNPATMYAVDEFLAIGTQIKIERPGKAGAVTPCDQLEGPIVLLNNGDLIQTNTVEDFQTVKSRVKEIVDLGEVLIPYGEFMENNHVLVPAGYTIEWYKVELRRAAGELPEGWADPPDFQSALDISLRYNVPLHPKYNLFWGDVTIKELNALRSHILQKGRLENGLLVITDFYGIKRILETLGALHRVKGDELYLDRYALPLLSGLGISWRGRLSPERELVGDDTIEAVSRAMGVKVRPRAVTRIGARMARPEKAKERRMKPPPHVLFPLGLSGGSQRLVSEAMNGKEVETDVGVRSCPVCNRTTFMCKCECGSHTLPIDSPNKQVIDIGAVLQAAMRNLGETCVPEIKGVQGMMSKSKTPEPMEKGILRAKYDIFVFKDGTVRFDMTDVPVTHFRPKEIGLSVERARQLGYLVDTEGKELISDEQLCELKVQDYIPSRSCGDYLVRVAKFIDDLLERFYGLPAFYKAEKREDLIGHLAIGLAPHTSGGVLCRIIGYTDTNVGYGHPFFHAAKRRNADGDEDSAILLLDGLINFSRSFLPKTRGGLMDAPLVLTTRLDPNEVDKEAHNIDVMREYPLEFYQATLEYKHPKEVQDLMDMVAKRLGSVLQYEGFGFTHDTKDISEGPKESAYKLFETMEEKLEAQLVLAKKIRAVDEVDVVYRVVTKHLLPDMIGNLKSFSGQKLRCTKCNTSYRRIPLSGKCHCGNSLTLTVHQSSVKKYLEITKDISSRFAISPYTRQRIELIERSINSLFENDKVKKCKLSDFM; encoded by the coding sequence ATGGCCAGATTGGTTTGCAGTGAGCGCATGAAATCCTATTTCGACCTCCTGGCGAGAGAAGCGGATCGATGCTATGCCGTAGCTAGGAAGGCTAGGGCGAGGGGGATGGATCCTGAGACCTTCGTGGAGATACCTCAAGCTGAAGACCTTGCCTCTCGCGTGGAAAAGCTGTTATCTTCCTGGAATGTAGCGGGCGTGGCAGAGCGCATACGCGAACTTAGCATCGACCATGATCGTGAAGAGGTCTCCCTTCATCTCGCGAAGGAGATAGCCACGCGCCCGGCAAGGTCTAAAGAGGAGGCCATAGACAGGGCTATCAGGGTAGGGCTTGCTGTTCTGACCGAAGGCATTCTGGTGGCGCCGCTGGAGGGCATCGCCGGTGTCAAGATAGGGAGAAACGGAGACGGTACATCCTACTTGGCCATATCCTTCGCCGGGCCAATCCGCTCCGCAGGAGGAACGGGGCAGGCCATGGCAGTGCTTATCGGCGATGTGGTGCGTAGAGAGCTTGGTATTGGTAGATATGTGCCAACTCACGGTGAGGTAGAACGCTTCAAGGAGGAGATACCATTATATAAACAGGCACAGCACCTCCAATACACGCCTACCAACCAGGAAATTGAGCTCATAGTGAAGAATTGCCCAGTCTGCATCGATGGCGAGGCGACCGAGGACGTGGAGATTTCTGGCTATCGTGATTTGCCGCGCATCGAGACCAACAGGGTCCGGGGAGGAGCTTGCCTAGTGATAGCAGAAGGTTTATGCCAGAAAGCGCCCAAGCTGGAGAAGCATGTCCGTAGGCTGAATATAGATGGCTGGGAATTCATCTCAGATTATCTTTCGCTCAAGAAGAAAGAGGCTTCGGAAGAGAAAGCCAAAGTAAAGCCTGATTCTAAATACCTTAAAGATTTGATAGCTGGAAGGCCAGTGCTCGGACACCCTTCAAAGGTGGGGGGACTAAGACTGCGCTACGGGAGAAGTAGGACTACTGGCCTGGCGGCAATAGCCTTGAACCCGGCTACGATGTATGCGGTGGATGAGTTCCTAGCCATCGGCACGCAGATCAAGATCGAAAGGCCAGGCAAGGCTGGAGCAGTCACCCCCTGTGATCAGTTGGAAGGCCCTATCGTTCTCCTTAACAATGGTGATTTGATCCAGACCAACACCGTCGAAGATTTCCAAACTGTGAAATCCAGGGTTAAGGAAATAGTGGATTTGGGAGAGGTGCTCATTCCTTATGGGGAGTTCATGGAGAACAACCACGTTCTTGTGCCGGCTGGCTATACCATAGAATGGTACAAGGTCGAACTTCGCAGGGCTGCGGGTGAGCTGCCAGAAGGCTGGGCTGACCCGCCGGATTTCCAATCAGCTCTAGATATTTCCCTCAGGTATAACGTTCCTCTTCATCCCAAATATAACCTTTTCTGGGGCGATGTTACCATTAAGGAATTAAACGCGCTTCGTTCCCATATTCTGCAAAAAGGTCGTTTGGAAAATGGTCTCTTAGTCATAACTGATTTCTACGGCATCAAGCGCATTTTGGAAACCCTGGGCGCCCTGCATAGGGTGAAGGGCGATGAGCTATACCTTGATCGCTACGCCCTTCCTTTGTTATCGGGCCTCGGCATTTCTTGGCGGGGAAGGCTATCACCTGAGCGTGAATTGGTAGGTGATGATACCATTGAAGCGGTTTCAAGGGCCATGGGAGTGAAGGTCAGGCCCAGAGCTGTAACTCGCATCGGCGCGCGAATGGCTCGTCCTGAGAAGGCCAAGGAGCGTCGCATGAAGCCACCCCCCCACGTCCTCTTTCCGTTGGGCCTCAGCGGAGGTTCGCAGAGGTTGGTCAGTGAGGCTATGAACGGGAAGGAAGTGGAAACTGACGTGGGAGTTCGATCATGCCCGGTATGCAATAGGACCACCTTCATGTGTAAATGCGAGTGTGGATCCCATACCCTGCCTATCGACTCACCCAACAAACAGGTGATTGACATTGGGGCGGTTCTTCAGGCAGCGATGCGCAACCTAGGGGAGACATGCGTCCCGGAGATAAAAGGGGTCCAAGGGATGATGTCCAAGAGTAAGACGCCAGAGCCGATGGAGAAAGGCATCCTACGCGCCAAGTATGATATCTTCGTATTCAAGGACGGAACGGTGCGTTTCGACATGACTGATGTGCCGGTCACACATTTCCGGCCTAAGGAGATAGGACTAAGTGTAGAACGTGCACGTCAGTTGGGTTATCTGGTGGATACGGAGGGTAAGGAACTCATCTCAGATGAACAGCTCTGTGAGCTGAAGGTACAGGATTACATCCCGTCCCGCTCCTGCGGCGATTACTTGGTAAGGGTAGCAAAATTCATAGACGATCTGCTGGAGCGCTTCTATGGTCTTCCAGCCTTTTACAAGGCGGAGAAAAGAGAGGACCTGATCGGCCACCTGGCAATAGGGCTAGCCCCCCACACATCTGGAGGAGTGCTGTGTCGCATCATTGGCTATACGGATACGAATGTGGGCTATGGGCACCCTTTCTTTCATGCGGCCAAGCGCCGCAACGCCGATGGCGACGAGGACTCAGCTATACTATTGCTGGACGGCCTCATCAATTTCTCCCGTTCCTTCCTCCCCAAGACTAGGGGAGGTTTAATGGACGCTCCCCTCGTGCTTACCACCCGGTTGGATCCGAATGAGGTGGATAAGGAAGCTCATAACATCGATGTGATGCGCGAATATCCCTTGGAATTCTATCAAGCCACATTGGAATACAAGCATCCTAAAGAGGTGCAAGACCTCATGGATATGGTCGCTAAGCGGTTAGGCTCGGTACTTCAATATGAGGGGTTCGGCTTCACTCATGACACCAAGGATATAAGCGAGGGGCCAAAGGAATCTGCTTATAAGCTCTTTGAAACCATGGAGGAGAAGCTAGAGGCCCAGCTAGTACTGGCCAAAAAGATACGCGCCGTCGATGAGGTCGATGTAGTCTATCGCGTGGTGACAAAGCATCTTTTGCCAGACATGATTGGGAACCTGAAATCGTTCAGTGGCCAGAAGCTACGGTGCACTAAGTGCAACACCTCATATCGCCGCATCCCCCTATCGGGAAAATGCCATTGCGGGAACAGTCTTACCCTCACCGTGCATCAATCTTCAGTGAAGAAATATCTCGAGATCACCAAGGACATAAGCTCTCGCTTTGCCATCTCCCCTTATACAAGGCAGCGGATTGAGCTCATAGAGAGATCCATCAACTCGCTCTTCGAGAACGACAAGGTCAAAAAATGCAAGCTTTCCGATTTCATGTGA